A genomic region of Candidatus Eisenbacteria bacterium contains the following coding sequences:
- a CDS encoding ATP-binding protein translates to MASKLQPRILKPPKGSFFLFGPRGTGKSTWLRTVLPHAHTVNLLDEGLYQSYLADVSLFAAELRTLKPGSLVVVDEIQRLPALLNEVHRFIEERRLRFVLCGSSARKLKQSGTNLLAGRAVRREMHPFVPEELGKSFNLEETLRWGALPVIWASGERRAALEAYVQLYLREEIQAEALVRNLPGFARFLPIAALFHGQVLNAAGLARDAQVARTTVLGYLSVLEDTLLAFTLPAYEGKLRVKERKHPKLYWCDPGLVRAVKRQFHAPTAEERGALLEGWVAEVLRAYRDYRGLFDEWFYWAPAEAARTEVDFLLRLGREMVAIEVKAGRSYSKQAARGLSAISDLRGVVRRVFVYTGDRVLRTEDGIDVLPIHRFVRELEEATLFP, encoded by the coding sequence ATGGCATCGAAACTCCAACCGAGGATTCTCAAGCCGCCGAAGGGCTCTTTCTTTCTATTTGGACCGCGGGGGACCGGGAAGAGCACGTGGCTTCGAACCGTCCTTCCTCACGCTCACACCGTGAACTTGCTCGACGAGGGGCTCTACCAGTCGTACCTGGCCGATGTCTCGCTGTTCGCGGCCGAGCTCCGGACCTTGAAGCCGGGATCCTTGGTCGTCGTGGACGAGATCCAGCGGCTCCCGGCGCTGCTCAACGAGGTTCATCGCTTCATCGAAGAGAGGCGGCTCCGGTTCGTGCTCTGCGGATCGTCCGCCCGAAAGCTCAAGCAGAGCGGCACAAACCTCCTCGCCGGCCGAGCGGTTCGGCGCGAAATGCACCCGTTTGTCCCCGAGGAGCTGGGAAAGTCCTTCAACCTCGAAGAGACGCTTCGCTGGGGAGCTTTGCCGGTGATCTGGGCATCCGGAGAGCGTCGCGCGGCGCTCGAGGCCTACGTGCAGCTCTACCTCCGCGAGGAGATTCAAGCCGAGGCGCTCGTTCGCAACCTTCCCGGCTTCGCGCGCTTCCTGCCGATCGCGGCGCTCTTCCACGGTCAAGTGCTGAACGCGGCCGGGCTTGCTCGCGATGCGCAGGTGGCGCGAACGACGGTCCTCGGCTACCTCAGCGTGCTCGAGGACACTCTCCTCGCGTTCACGCTTCCCGCCTACGAGGGTAAGCTCCGCGTTAAAGAAAGAAAACACCCGAAGCTCTATTGGTGCGACCCCGGTCTCGTTCGCGCGGTCAAGCGTCAGTTCCATGCGCCGACGGCCGAGGAGCGCGGGGCCCTGCTCGAAGGATGGGTCGCGGAGGTCCTGCGCGCGTACCGCGACTATCGGGGCCTGTTCGACGAGTGGTTCTACTGGGCGCCGGCGGAAGCGGCGCGGACAGAGGTGGACTTTCTCCTCCGCCTAGGGCGGGAGATGGTCGCGATCGAGGTCAAGGCCGGCCGCAGTTACTCGAAGCAGGCCGCGCGCGGACTAAGCGCGATCTCCGATCTTCGCGGCGTTGTCCGAAGAGTCTTTGTCTACACGGGGGACCGGGTCCTCCGAACCGAGGACGGCATCGACGTCCTTCCCATCCATCGATTCGTGAGAGAGCTCGAGGAGGCGACGCTGTTCCCGTAG
- a CDS encoding helix-turn-helix domain-containing protein, producing the protein MDRRWIDFILDALREGETLRGEGMTVEEICRRIGVAEPTYRRWLREYAGSFEAPHSPAREEANEEQTTPNDDRSDAAEPAPEEAANGRREE; encoded by the coding sequence GTGGACCGCCGCTGGATCGACTTCATTCTGGACGCGCTCCGCGAGGGAGAAACGCTTCGAGGGGAGGGGATGACCGTCGAGGAGATCTGCCGCCGGATCGGCGTGGCGGAGCCGACCTACCGCCGCTGGCTCCGCGAGTACGCCGGCTCCTTCGAAGCGCCCCACTCCCCGGCTCGCGAGGAAGCGAACGAAGAACAGACGACCCCGAACGACGACCGCTCGGACGCCGCCGAACCCGCCCCGGAAGAGGCGGCGAATGGGAGGAGGGAGGAGTAG
- a CDS encoding response regulator translates to MNDPKKTGRAEGVRAGGSYEALEGLRVLVVDDDPVVRMLVRQILKRVRSVVETASSGVDALDLLEREPFDLVVTDIEMPGIDGIALARFVRNPRSNVRSHDLPILALTALGGEEMRARCMDAGMNEFIVKPIRVRELLGAIRRHAPKGR, encoded by the coding sequence ATGAATGATCCGAAGAAGACGGGAAGGGCGGAAGGCGTCCGTGCCGGCGGATCGTACGAAGCGCTCGAGGGGCTTCGCGTTCTCGTCGTCGATGACGATCCGGTCGTTCGGATGCTCGTGCGGCAGATCTTGAAGCGCGTCCGTTCGGTCGTGGAGACCGCATCGAGCGGCGTAGACGCTCTCGATCTTCTCGAGCGGGAGCCGTTCGACCTTGTCGTCACCGACATCGAGATGCCGGGGATCGACGGCATCGCGCTCGCGAGGTTCGTCCGCAATCCCCGCTCGAACGTCCGGAGCCACGACCTGCCGATCCTCGCGCTCACCGCGCTCGGGGGGGAAGAAATGCGCGCCCGCTGCATGGACGCGGGCATGAACGAGTTCATCGTGAAACCGATTCGGGTGAGGGAGCTGCTCGGGGCGATCCGACGGCACGCGCCGAAAGGACGATAA
- a CDS encoding sigma 54-interacting transcriptional regulator — MNTKGRGARRNRAGTRGGSLAPRSQPPDRGARASEPLGSREGPDELQRALESNANVLVTGDREVARRLFRDAHPWAALRVVPADDLNRGGIEALRGIPERGPVILFIDRLERLEPWTQVALLDLLESPMEGPPGGRIRRVISACGETLPALVARGRFCRPLYLRLSTLHVHVPESSGTNGARSASGAGDRAAVSRSPGGAR; from the coding sequence ATGAACACGAAGGGCCGTGGTGCGCGCAGAAACCGGGCCGGGACGCGCGGGGGATCTCTCGCACCTCGCTCCCAACCGCCCGACCGTGGGGCTCGTGCTTCCGAGCCGCTCGGGTCGCGAGAAGGACCGGACGAGCTCCAGCGGGCGCTCGAGAGCAACGCCAACGTTCTCGTCACGGGGGACCGCGAGGTGGCGCGGCGCCTCTTCCGCGACGCGCATCCTTGGGCCGCGCTTCGGGTCGTGCCGGCGGACGACCTGAACCGGGGCGGCATCGAGGCTCTCCGGGGGATCCCCGAAAGAGGGCCGGTGATCCTCTTTATCGACCGGCTCGAACGCCTCGAGCCGTGGACGCAGGTCGCGCTGCTCGACCTCCTGGAATCGCCCATGGAGGGCCCGCCGGGAGGACGCATCCGGCGGGTCATCAGCGCGTGCGGCGAGACGCTTCCGGCGCTCGTCGCTCGCGGCCGCTTCTGCCGTCCTCTCTATCTTCGGCTTTCCACGCTTCACGTTCACGTGCCGGAATCGTCCGGGACGAACGGGGCGAGGTCCGCTTCGGGCGCGGGAGACCGAGCGGCGGTCAGTCGCTCGCCGGGAGGTGCGCGATGA